One window of Macadamia integrifolia cultivar HAES 741 unplaced genomic scaffold, SCU_Mint_v3 scaffold1420, whole genome shotgun sequence genomic DNA carries:
- the LOC122063672 gene encoding protein DETOXIFICATION 20-like isoform X1, producing MDCTMEDKLLGPGKECGKDLKGRVWIESKQLWRIASPAILARITSFGILVVTQSFIGHIGATELAAYALVQIILVRFVNGILLGMGSAVETLCGQAFGARHYHMMGIYLQRSWVVLLTTSTILLPFFIFSSSILRLIGQEEELLAAAENISLWFIPIMYTFTFSMTMQMYLQAQQKNMIIGWLCSASFVGHLILSWLFVYELNWGIPGAMGAMVISMWSVVIGEFVYVFCGWCPGTWTGFSKDAFTDLWPVVKLSLSSGVMLCLELWYNAVLVIMAGFMKNATIAISAFSICLNITAWEFMVSLGFLTAACVRVSNELGRGDAAAAKFAIKVNLSTSLSLGVLFSVLFLIFGHVISYAFTSSTEVAKAVSSLTILLSLSVLLNSIQPVLSGVAIGSGWQSVVAYVNLGCYYVVGVPVGVLLGYVAKLDVKGIWIGMIFGVLLQTLMLLWITWRTDWDAQVENASLRLKKWFLAPSQESNENSNHA from the exons ATGGATTgtacaatggaagataagcttCTTGGGCCAGGGAAGGAATGTGGAAAGGACTTGAAAGGAAGAGTTTGGATTGAATCAAAGCAGCTCTGGAGGATTGCATCTCCTGCTATACTCGCAAGAATAACATCATTTGGAATATTGGTGGTTACACAGTCATTTATTGGGCATATTGGTGCAACTGAACTGGCTGCATATGCACTCGTCCAAATCATTCTTGTGCGCTTTGTAAATGGAATACTG TTAGGAATGGGAAGTGCTGTAGAAACATTATGTGGCCAAGCATTTGGAGCACGGCATTACCACATGATGGGTATCTATTTACAACGGTCATGGGTTGTTCTTCTTACTACTTCAACCATTTTGCTCCcttttttcatcttctcttcCAGCATTTTAAGGCTTATTGGCCAGGAAGAAGAGTTATTAGCAGCAGCAGAAAATATTTCCCTTTGGTTTATCCCCATCATGTACACTTTTACTTTTTCAATGACAATGCAAATGTACTTGCAAGCCCAACAAAAGAACATGATAATTGGATGGTTATGTAGTGCATCATTTGTGGGTCACTTGATCTTATCTTGGCTTTTTGTGTACGAATTGAACTGGGGGATACCCGGCGCCATGGGTGCAATGGTAATCTCCATGTGGTCAGTGGTCATCGGGGAATTTGTTTACGTCTTTTGTGGTTGGTGCCCTGGAACATGGACAGGGTTTTCTAAGGATGCATTTACTGACCTTTGGCCGGTTGTGAAACTCTCTTTATCCTCCGGTGTGATGCTCTG CTTAGAGTTGTGGTACAATGCGGTTCTAGTTATAATGGCGGGCTTCATGAAAAATGCTACAATTGCCATATCAGCCTTCTCTATCTG CCTCAACATCACAGCTTGGGAATTTATGGTATCCCTTGGTTTCTTAACTGCAGCTTG CGTGCGTGTTTCAAATGAATTGGGCAGAGGAGATGCAGCAGCTGCAAAATTTGCCATTAAAGTCAACTTAAGTACTTCATTGTCTCTTGGTGTACTTTTTTCAGTTCTGTTTTTGATATTTGGACATGTCATATCCTATGCATTCACAAGCAGCACAGAGGTTGCCAAAGCTGTGTCAAGCCTCACCATTTTACTTTCTTTGTCAGTCTTGCTCAATAGTATTCAGCCAGTACTTTCAG GGGTGGCTATTGGTTCTGGTTGGCAATCTGTGGTAGCATATGTCAACCTTGGTTGCTACTATGTAGTAGGGGTTCCTGTTGGAGTTTTGCTTGGTTATGTTGCAAAACTTGATGTTAAG GGTATCTGGATTGgaatgatttttggggttttattgCAAACATTAATGCTTCTTTGGATCACTTGGCGAACTGATTGGGATGCTCAG GTGGAAAATGCATCACTACGTCTAAAGAAGTGGTTTTTGGCACCTTCTCAAGAGTCGAATGAGAACTCAAACCATGCTTGA
- the LOC122063672 gene encoding protein DETOXIFICATION 20-like isoform X2, producing the protein MDCTMEDKLLGPGKECGKDLKGRVWIESKQLWRIASPAILARITSFGILVVTQSFIGHIGATELAAYALVQIILVRFVNGILLGMGSAVETLCGQAFGARHYHMMGIYLQRSWVVLLTTSTILLPFFIFSSSILRLIGQEEELLAAAENISLWFIPIMYTFTFSMTMQMYLQAQQKNMIIGWLCSASFVGHLILSWLFVYELNWGIPGAMGAMVISMWSVVIGEFVYVFCGWCPGTWTGFSKDAFTDLWPVVKLSLSSGVMLCLELWYNAVLVIMAGFMKNATIAISAFSICLNITAWEFMVSLGFLTAACVRVSNELGRGDAAAAKFAIKVNLSTSLSLGVLFSVLFLIFGHVISYAFTSSTEVAKAVSSLTILLSLSVLLNSIQPVLSGVAIGSGWQSVVAYVNLGCYYVVGVPVGVLLGYVAKLDVKERLFRFPMFLS; encoded by the exons ATGGATTgtacaatggaagataagcttCTTGGGCCAGGGAAGGAATGTGGAAAGGACTTGAAAGGAAGAGTTTGGATTGAATCAAAGCAGCTCTGGAGGATTGCATCTCCTGCTATACTCGCAAGAATAACATCATTTGGAATATTGGTGGTTACACAGTCATTTATTGGGCATATTGGTGCAACTGAACTGGCTGCATATGCACTCGTCCAAATCATTCTTGTGCGCTTTGTAAATGGAATACTG TTAGGAATGGGAAGTGCTGTAGAAACATTATGTGGCCAAGCATTTGGAGCACGGCATTACCACATGATGGGTATCTATTTACAACGGTCATGGGTTGTTCTTCTTACTACTTCAACCATTTTGCTCCcttttttcatcttctcttcCAGCATTTTAAGGCTTATTGGCCAGGAAGAAGAGTTATTAGCAGCAGCAGAAAATATTTCCCTTTGGTTTATCCCCATCATGTACACTTTTACTTTTTCAATGACAATGCAAATGTACTTGCAAGCCCAACAAAAGAACATGATAATTGGATGGTTATGTAGTGCATCATTTGTGGGTCACTTGATCTTATCTTGGCTTTTTGTGTACGAATTGAACTGGGGGATACCCGGCGCCATGGGTGCAATGGTAATCTCCATGTGGTCAGTGGTCATCGGGGAATTTGTTTACGTCTTTTGTGGTTGGTGCCCTGGAACATGGACAGGGTTTTCTAAGGATGCATTTACTGACCTTTGGCCGGTTGTGAAACTCTCTTTATCCTCCGGTGTGATGCTCTG CTTAGAGTTGTGGTACAATGCGGTTCTAGTTATAATGGCGGGCTTCATGAAAAATGCTACAATTGCCATATCAGCCTTCTCTATCTG CCTCAACATCACAGCTTGGGAATTTATGGTATCCCTTGGTTTCTTAACTGCAGCTTG CGTGCGTGTTTCAAATGAATTGGGCAGAGGAGATGCAGCAGCTGCAAAATTTGCCATTAAAGTCAACTTAAGTACTTCATTGTCTCTTGGTGTACTTTTTTCAGTTCTGTTTTTGATATTTGGACATGTCATATCCTATGCATTCACAAGCAGCACAGAGGTTGCCAAAGCTGTGTCAAGCCTCACCATTTTACTTTCTTTGTCAGTCTTGCTCAATAGTATTCAGCCAGTACTTTCAG GGGTGGCTATTGGTTCTGGTTGGCAATCTGTGGTAGCATATGTCAACCTTGGTTGCTACTATGTAGTAGGGGTTCCTGTTGGAGTTTTGCTTGGTTATGTTGCAAAACTTGATGTTAAG GAACGACTTTTTAGGTTCCCCATGTTTCTCTCCTGA